In Promicromonospora sukumoe, the following proteins share a genomic window:
- a CDS encoding extracellular solute-binding protein, whose translation MRTSKKAVALAGVAALALLTACAPPAPPGGESGGAVTDASEVPDTPSEPVTLNILDVAGNQRLTEGMVDEFVENNPDVIESVTWETGGAPDVTGIVKPQVDSGNLSIDVVFTGNDGLAAGIGQDLWIPLVDDYGDRLTNQENYLEPAANMQELAEGYGVVTTYYPSGPLLQYDPEVVGTPPATPEELLEWAEANPGKFGYARPANSGPGRTFLMGLPYILGDEDPSDPENGWDKTWAYLKELGQYVDTYPTGTGQVVTNMADGTWSMIPTTTGWDIAPRAEGQLPDTLEAAAFDDFTWVTDAHYAAIPKGQSADKISAILLLLQDMLTPEQNAKAYDAGYFYPGPAVEGATLDLAPQESQDVIEEFGRPLFDELIESQDAVVPLDADSMVTAFDLWDREVGGGKVEEDAG comes from the coding sequence ATGCGTACCTCGAAGAAGGCGGTGGCGCTCGCCGGCGTCGCCGCGCTGGCCCTGCTCACCGCGTGCGCCCCGCCCGCACCTCCCGGTGGGGAGAGCGGCGGCGCCGTGACCGACGCGTCGGAGGTCCCCGACACGCCGTCGGAGCCGGTCACCCTGAACATCCTCGACGTCGCGGGCAACCAGCGGCTCACCGAGGGCATGGTCGACGAGTTCGTCGAGAACAACCCGGACGTGATCGAGTCGGTCACCTGGGAGACGGGCGGCGCGCCCGACGTCACGGGCATCGTCAAGCCGCAGGTGGACAGCGGCAACCTCTCCATCGACGTCGTGTTCACGGGCAACGACGGGCTCGCGGCCGGCATCGGCCAGGACCTGTGGATCCCCCTCGTGGACGACTACGGCGACCGGCTGACCAACCAGGAGAACTACCTGGAGCCCGCCGCGAACATGCAGGAGCTCGCCGAGGGCTACGGCGTCGTGACCACGTACTACCCGTCCGGCCCGCTGCTCCAGTACGACCCCGAGGTGGTCGGCACGCCGCCGGCCACGCCCGAGGAGCTGCTGGAGTGGGCGGAGGCCAACCCGGGCAAGTTCGGGTACGCGCGCCCCGCGAACTCCGGCCCCGGCCGCACCTTCCTCATGGGCCTGCCCTACATCCTGGGCGACGAGGACCCGAGCGATCCCGAGAACGGCTGGGACAAGACCTGGGCATACCTCAAAGAACTCGGCCAGTACGTCGACACCTACCCGACGGGCACCGGCCAGGTCGTGACCAACATGGCCGACGGCACCTGGTCGATGATCCCCACGACGACCGGCTGGGACATCGCGCCGCGCGCCGAGGGGCAGCTCCCCGACACGCTGGAGGCCGCCGCGTTCGACGACTTCACGTGGGTCACCGACGCGCACTACGCCGCGATCCCGAAGGGCCAGAGCGCCGACAAGATCAGCGCGATCCTGCTGCTGCTCCAGGACATGCTCACGCCCGAGCAGAACGCCAAGGCGTACGACGCCGGCTACTTCTACCCCGGCCCGGCCGTCGAGGGCGCGACGCTCGACCTCGCGCCGCAGGAGTCGCAGGACGTGATCGAGGAGTTCGGCCGCCCGCTGTTCGACGAGCTCATCGAGTCGCAGGACGCCGTCGTCCCGCTCGACGCGGACTCCATGGTGACCGCGTTCGACCTCTGGGACCGTGAGGTCGGCGGCGGCAAGGTGGAGGAAGACGCGGGATGA